The Flavobacterium galactosidilyticum nucleotide sequence CTATTCAATACTTTTTAAGCGCTTTTTTAAAAAATTTTAAAACATTTTTTTTAACCCGCTCTAAACCTGAAGCTTGAAGTGAAAAGTTTTTTTCTTAATCATTGCTACCCTTTAAATAGAGTAACTCAAATAACGCAAGAACTAGTCCCGTAGGGTCTTTTGATTGATTTGATTGTTCTTGTTTTAGGCACGCTCCTATGCTTCTTCTTATACCTACTATATCTAGTAGTCCTATGTATCGCTTTTTATAGCAAGTACCCGAACGCTTATTACTACGAAATCCAACCGTAGATCAGCCCACGACTGAAACCATCAGCGATGATTGAGCATAATTAATTTAAGCTTTATCTCTATACCTTATATATAGGAGTGATCCTGATTTTCAAATAATAACAATAAGCCCTGATTCTAAACCCAGGATCGCATTGGGATTAGAAAAGCAGAATCAAACTTGACATGGACTTGCGGCTAATAGCCCGACACTTTGTAAAAGAAATTAAAATTTCAATTAGCTTTAGCTGCTCTTTTATAAAGGGAAATGTTAAGAAAAATTAAAACTTAATCATAACGAATAGCTTTGACTGGCGAAATCTTAGTGATTATATAAGAAGGAATGAGCAAAACCAAAAAACATATTGTTATTGTAAGAAGGTTAAGTACCAAAATATAACCAAAATTTAAATAAACGGGGGCCTGGTTGACATAGTAATTTTCTGGATTGAGTTTTATTATTCCGAAATGTTGTTGAATTAGTAATAACGAAATCCCGATGAGATTCCCCCAAAAGAGGCCTCTAACTATTAAATAAAATGCATTGTAAAGAAATATTTTTCGTACCGACCAATTGTCAGCACCCAACGCTTTTAATATTCCTATCATTTGAGTGCGCTCCAAAATAAGAACTAGCAGCGCCACTACCATGTTGATTGTTGCAACGAGAATCATGACAACGAGAATGACTAAGATATTAAAATCGAATAACTGCAGCCATTCGAATATATAACTGTATTTTTCAATTATTGTTTTTGTATCTAAAGTGGAAGAGGTTTGCTCATAGACTTGCTCACCCGTTTCTTTAATATTATCAAAATCATTTACAAATACTTCAAATGCTCCAACTTCATCATTGCTCCATTTATTAATTCGTTGCAAATGCCTTATATCACCTATTATATACGTAGCATCAAATTCTTGAAATCCTGAATTGAAAATTCCTGTAATTCTAAAACGGCGACTAAGAGGCAATTTATTTTGTTCTTCTTTTATGAAGAACGTATTAAAGGAATCACCGACCTTAAGATTTAGTCGATTTGCGAGGAATTGCGAAATAACGACGTCTTGATTTACTTCTTTTGAGAAATCAGGAAGCTTTCCGTAGACTAAGTATTCTTTAATATTATTCCATTTATAATCTTTACCAACACCTTTGAGTACGATCCCTTCAAAAGCCGTTTCAGTTCTAATTATTCCTGCTTTAGTAGCAATGGCTTGAATGTGACTTATTCCTGGAACTGAAGTGAAATTAGGGTAAAAACTTTGTT carries:
- a CDS encoding ABC transporter permease, with product MNLEYFIAKRLITSKDYKSSISAPIIKIAISAIAIGMVMMIVSVATGIGLQQKIREKVSAFNGHIVISNYDNNQSEVTLVPISTKQSFYPNFTSVPGISHIQAIATKAGIIRTETAFEGIVLKGVGKDYKWNNIKEYLVYGKLPDFSKEVNQDVVISQFLANRLNLKVGDSFNTFFIKEEQNKLPLSRRFRITGIFNSGFQEFDATYIIGDIRHLQRINKWSNDEVGAFEVFVNDFDNIKETGEQVYEQTSSTLDTKTIIEKYSYIFEWLQLFDFNILVILVVMILVATINMVVALLVLILERTQMIGILKALGADNWSVRKIFLYNAFYLIVRGLFWGNLIGISLLLIQQHFGIIKLNPENYYVNQAPVYLNFGYILVLNLLTITICFLVLLIPSYIITKISPVKAIRYD